Within the Candidatus Saccharibacteria bacterium oral taxon 488 genome, the region TAAGCCATACTTAAGCGATACGGTCGTGATTTTGCTAGTGGTCGCACCGGTGGCTCTGTGCGGGCTGCTCTTTGTTGTGGCTGGGTGGGATACGTGGTGGATTCGTGAATATCATGTCATCGAGATAGCAGCAATGGCGCTACCGATGCTATTGTCGGCGGCGGGAGTGTGGATGGCGGTGTGGCTGAAGGGTATATATAAACTCTGCGCGTTCAGTAGCCTCGCGGTAGCGGCATTGTTCTGGCTGGCGTTCCTTTATAAGCTATCGCAGTGATTTTTTACGACTCTCGTGGTACTTGGTGCGGTGATTGATAGTCATAAGCACTGTTCCGCAGATGAAAAGTGGCGGTGCGCAGAATAGGTATACAAACTCTCCCAGCCCATCAGCCAGAAAGCAGTTACCTATGGAAAATCCGCTACCGCAGCGTCCAGGAATGCCCCACCCGCCGATCGTCATGTCGAGGAGCAGTATGAGTATTGCGAGGTAAAACAGGATACCTGTTATGACAAGCGGCCAGCGATTGCGTAGGGTCTGATGGTGGGCGGTGATTGACCGGTCCGTTATCCCCATCATCAGCAAGGTGATAAGCATGGCGACAATGAACCACATCGAGTCGTGCAGATAATAATCATAATAATAGTCGGGCGGGCCAAATTGGTCGGAGTTGAGCTTGTGTAGGTGGTCATTATGGGCAGTTGCAAGCACAAAAACGAGGATCGTCAGGCCGTAAACAAGCCAACGCATAATGCGGGTGGCAATTGATTTTTTTGATGGAGTATTTTCAGTCATCAATAGTCGCTTTCAAAAAACTGCCGTTTCTTTTCGAGCCACGCGTCTGATTGGCGGACGAGTTTTTGGCTGTCGGCAGAGTTTTTGAGGAGTGGCTTGATGGCTTCCTCGAGGTAGATGCCGCCCTGGGAGCCTTTGAAGAGGAAGGTGGTGTCTTTATTGGCCAAGCGAGTGAGGAACTCAGTGGCATCAGTGGCTTTAGTAAACGAAGTGACAGTACAGCCATTTTGCCGAGCAACTGGAGCGAGGAATTGCCCGGCCAAGTGGCCAACAGTGATGACGTGATCGAGCTGTTTTGGGTCACACAGCGCGCCGATGGCAGCGTGTTCATCGGCTGCGGTCTGGCCCAGCTCGTTCATGTCGCCGAGGACGGCAATCTTGGTTTTGGCGGGCAGCTGGTAAAGCGTCGTCAGGGCGGATTTTACAGCGAGGGGACTGGCATTATACGAGTCATCGATGATGGTTGCGTCGTTGATACCGGGCAAGATATTCATGCGGCCGCTGACTGGCGTGAAATTCTCGAGCATGGTCATCACGCATTCAATGTCAAGTCCAAGCTCCAACGCCACCGCCGCCGCGCCGCCGGCAACACGGAGTTGATGTACGCCGACAACGGGGATGATGAATAGACGCGAGGTTTGGTCGGCGTGGACGAGCTGGCACTGAAAGCCCTTGCCACTGGTAAATTTACCAATAGCCATCTGGTAGTCAGCGCCCGGCTCGGTGCCATAGGAAATGATTTGGCCGCAATCGGCGAAGTCCACGAACTCGGGGCGGATATCGTCGCGGTTGTAGATCACTTTTTCGCTATATGCAGCGAGGGCAAATTCCTCGCGGGCGACAGTTTCTAATGAGCCGAAAAACTCCATATGCTCAGGTGCGATGGCGGTGACGATGGTAATGTCGGGGCGAATATAGCGGCCAAACGCAGCCATTTCACCGGGGTGATCAATGCCAAATTCTTGGACGACAACATCAATGTCATGCTGGCGGCGGGCAGCACGGCGGGCTCGACCCAAGACCGATAACCAATTCCATACCGAGCGGGGATTCTGCGGTGAGTCAACACCGAGGATTTCTAGTGGCGCGCTAAACTCGGCGTTGAAGTTGCCGCGGTTGGTGCGGACTTTATAACTGGAGTTTAGGACGCTGACGAGGGTTGATTTGGTAGTGGTTTTGCCGACGCTGCCGACGACGGCAACGAGCTTGATGTGTGGATTATGCAGGAAGAATGTAGTGACAGAGCGGGCGAGAATGCGCGAGATGAGGGTTTTGAAGAGTCTCATGAGTATAGTATAGCATCTTTTGAATATGGGTAGTGAATCAGGAACTTGATTTTTTATCAAGTTTATGCTAATATTCACTACAGTTATGCTTAATCATGAACGGACATCAGCACGAAGGTTAGCACCACCTCGTTGGGGCAGGGTGGATGACATATTATATGCTGTCACAAAAACACCAGAATACCAAAAAACAATCAATGAGGTGAAGTCTCAAAGAGCTGAGCGACAGCCAGCACAAGAGAGTAATACCGAAGAGTGGGGTGCACGACTTATCGAAAGCTTGCCTAGTGTGCTGCGCGGAAAAGCGGTCACTCTTCTGGCTGCACAAGCCGTGTCGGAGCGAGTGGGGCGAACCCATAAATATGAGAGCGACCAAACTCGTCAATTAGCGCTTATGGCAGCGATACCAAATTGGCTGTTAGCGAAGCGACAGCTTGACAAACATGGCAAAACAATGGAACGCCCTGAGAAAAAGAAATTACTTGGTCCAATAATAGCATTTAACCATGCCCTTCGTAAGATAATCGACGCGGAACAATGTTCAGGGATGCAGCAGTTGATTAATTTTGTTAATGACATTGTTTTAATGATGAGTGAGAGCGAGGAGGTCGCTCGGTATGCAGAAAATGCAGCACAAATAACCCTCGTTGGTATGAGACAGGAAATTGCGGCAGAGAGCGTGCTAAGTTCAATGCAGGAAGTGCATGGCATCAGGGGTGCAAACGACGAGGAAGAACTGGACGGTATAGATATTGTCGTGAATTATAACGGTATTGAGGTTGGGATTGATATTAAATCAAGCCAAACTGCCGCTGATAAAGCAAATGGAGTCGCTAGAGAACATAGAGATACTAAGTACATGGCAGTGTGGTCTGGGTTTACCGGTTGTGATTTTGGTAGCAATCTCATTTTGGAGGATTGGCAGCTTAGAAATCAACAAGGCTATTATCGCTCCGTTATGGATGTAGTGATTCAGCAAGTTGGACATAATGTTGCATGATATATCAGAATAGTTTATAATACTAAAGATGCCTATACGTTCATATGATATTATCACCCCTGACGATTTAAACTCGGAAGCATTTCTGAGACAACAATATATAGAAGCGCTCAAGCGTAGCACTGAGATACCTGGCAAGGTAGGCGCGGTTGCACTTCGGTTGGTTGTGACTCCTAATTCTGATGGTAATGAGTTGGCGACACGGCGACACAAACAGAACGGTAGTGCTGAGACAATTATGCTAAATGCAACCATGGTGCTTGATGCAACGGGTTTTGATGAGTCCTCTATTCGAGCGACTGGAAATGTTACGGTTGGGACAGAGAAAGCAGTTTGTGGCCCGGGGAGGCTTGAAAAAGATAAGAATGATCAATTAAAACTGCATGTTAATGAAAAGCTGGCGAATCCGGAGGAACCAGGTGAGGCGGCTATGAAGTTCAATTTCTAGCACTCACGCTTGACGAGTGCTAATTTGGTGCGGTACAATGGGTGTATTGTTAACGAAATGGAGGATGATATGGATACACCTATCAAGCCTCTCGGCGACCGCGTGGTAGCGGTGCGCGAGGAGGCGAAGACGCAGACGGCTAGCGGATTATATTTGCCGGACAACGCCAAGGAGAAGCCAGTGGTGGCTGAAGTCAAAGCGGTTGGCGGTGATGTCAAGAGTGTAAAGGTGGGCGACAAGATTGTATATAAGGAATATTCGACCACGGATTTGAAAATTGACGGTACGGAATATTTGATCGTCCGCGAGGAAGATATTTTAGCAACGGTTGTTTGAGAAAAGGGGAGTTTTTATTATGGCAAAAAAAGTTTTTTACGATGATGATGCGCGCGCTCGCGTGTTGGGCGGTGCCGAGGCACTGTATAACGCAGTCAAGGTAACCTACGGGCCAAAGGGCCGCAATGTGGTGATTGCCAAGGGGTTTGGCGGACCAACCGTGACGCATGACGGTGTAACGGTGGCGGAAGGTATTGAGCTGGGTGAGCAAGACGACGAGACACTGGGTTATAAGGTCGGTGCTGATTTGATCAAACAGGCGGCCAAGAACTTGAACAAGCAGGCTGGCGACGGCACCACGACTGTGACGGTACTGACCTATTCGATTTTGAAGGAGGCTAACCGGTTGATCGCAGCGGGCCACAACCCAATGGAGCTGCGCAAGGGCATCGAGCAGGCCGGTGCGGAAATTGTCAAAGAGCTGAACAAATTAGCTGAGCCAATTGAAGGCAAGTCTGAGCGTGTGGCAGAAGTGGCAACCATTTCGGCGGGCGACGCGGAAATTGGCAAATTGATCGCTGGTGTCATCGAGAAAGTTGGTAAAGACGGCGTGGTAACGGTTGAGGCTGGCCAAGGTTTGGAGCTGGAGGCTGAGGTTGTTGAAGGCTTCAGCCTGGACAAAGGCTGGGTCAGTCCGTTCTTTGTCACCGACACCGGTCGGCAAGAGGCGGTTTATGAAAAGCCAGCGATTTTGATCACCGATAAGAAGATTTCCAGCGTGCAAGAGTTCCTACCAATGCTGGAAAAATTGGCACAAAGTGGGAAAAAGGATGTGGTGCTGATCGCTGATGAAGTTGAAGGTGAGGCGCTGAGTATCTTGGTGCTGAACAAGCTCAAGGGCGTGTTTAACACCGTGGCGGTCAAGGCACCAAGCTTTGGCGACCG harbors:
- a CDS encoding co-chaperone GroES, which encodes MDTPIKPLGDRVVAVREEAKTQTASGLYLPDNAKEKPVVAEVKAVGGDVKSVKVGDKIVYKEYSTTDLKIDGTEYLIVREEDILATVV
- the groL gene encoding chaperonin GroEL yields the protein MAKKVFYDDDARARVLGGAEALYNAVKVTYGPKGRNVVIAKGFGGPTVTHDGVTVAEGIELGEQDDETLGYKVGADLIKQAAKNLNKQAGDGTTTVTVLTYSILKEANRLIAAGHNPMELRKGIEQAGAEIVKELNKLAEPIEGKSERVAEVATISAGDAEIGKLIAGVIEKVGKDGVVTVEAGQGLELEAEVVEGFSLDKGWVSPFFVTDTGRQEAVYEKPAILITDKKISSVQEFLPMLEKLAQSGKKDVVLIADEVEGEALSILVLNKLKGVFNTVAVKAPSFGDRRKEILRDIAALTGATVISEDHGLTFENAGLEVLGSARKVIVGKDETTIVEGAGKPSAVKEQIAQIKALSDNASSEYEKEQFDKRAAALSGKVAVIKVGGATETEIDEKKFRVDDAVAATKAALAEGIVTGGGVTLVNLAGGLKVSGADSIAAGRQILKDALKQPFLQIMRNAGLNADALLAQVEAGKAGFGVNVMDPEAGLVDVKKAGVIDPARVTKEAVQNAVSIASTAATMGALVVDVPEPEAPAVPGGMPGMGMM